In a genomic window of Erigeron canadensis isolate Cc75 chromosome 5, C_canadensis_v1, whole genome shotgun sequence:
- the LOC122602232 gene encoding uncharacterized protein LOC122602232 has translation MSFELPSSGSDMSLVVEMTEYPLEYRVLPEPILYLTGLSKLWSHHPAIPKIAVGGRAMGLRGYLRDGHKNGSFTPNPPDTAAVPLKDFTNEIAIAPEGADFVEGDSDPPSDNEVAASHPTSGVDNYVPFGTTVAPEKEKGSLLVMLPLTHRFHRPMRRVLALLLPIVPILIHLDAT, from the exons ATGTCTTTTGAGCTTCCGTCTAGTGGATCCGACATGTCTTTAGTTGTCGAGATGACTGAGTATCCATTGGAGTATCGTGTGCTTCCGGAGCCTATCCTTTATCTTACCGGCTTATCCAAGTTATGGTCCCATCATCCTGCTATTCCTAAGATAGCCGTTGGAGGGCGGG CGATGGGGCTTAGAGGATATCTTAGAGATGGTCACAAGAATGGTTCCTTTACTCCTAATCCTCCCGATACCGCAGCTGTTCCTTTAAAAGATTTTACTAATGAGATAGCTATTGCTCCCGAGGGAGCTGACTTTGTGGAAGGCGACTCGGATCCTCCTTCTGATAATGAAGTTGCAGCCTCTCATCCTACTTCCGGTGTTGACAATTATGTCCCTTTTGGTACGACGGTCGCTCcagaaaaggaaaaaggaagCTTACTCGTAATGCTTCCTCTGACTCACAGGTTCCATCGACCCATGAGGAGGGTACTAGCTCTGCTGCTCCCCATCGTACCCATTCTGATTCACCTAGACGCGACATAA